The DNA segment ACGCCGGCAGAGTTGTTGGGCGAACCGGAGTTGTTGTAGCTTTGGCCAGTACTATTGGCGGACGAGCCACCCCTGGAGTGATTGTGTGCGGGCAGAGCAAACACCATGGCCACGCTCAGCGTCAACGGAAGGGTAAGGAAAAGTTTCATGGTGTTTCGTTCGTTCACTGACACTCAACTGATGATAACGATGGGTCCAGTCAACCGCCAGCGTCTATTTATACGGTTCTAGGAAGCGAGAATTGGCAGAATCGAAAGATGCATTTGGTTCAATATTTGTTTGGGTTGCAATGTGCACTCATCCAACTTGTTGCTGCAGGTAATCGTATGCAAAACTCAATCACCCGAATAATTAATAGACCAAACAAGCGGGCGCTACAGTCACAACAACTAAAGTGTGAAGAAGACAAAAGGATCAAGGTGAAGGACAAGtgcaaaacaatatttaaattttgttgcatcAATTGTACAGAGTTCGGTgactatgaaaaaaaaacgcttacGTTTTGCTTCGCTTTAACTCAATCTTGCATCATATCTCAGTTACAGTTAAATCAGTTTGTTAAGATCATCTACGAAGATACTGTATTTCAAAGCTATTGTCACAAAAGTGGCCCACCCGTAAGAACTATCATCTTCAATCGGGACTACTTTTGAACGCTAATTTTCTTCGGAGTATCACGTCGGTTCGTCGGTGATTAAAGCTCGACATACCGAACGTATTAGTTATTAAATACAATTGTTCTTCTCTTATCGCTCCTTTTTACCaacgattattttgctgaTATTTTGACCTATTGttaagttttatttatacaattTCTTTATGCTGTTAATGTGATTATGTcgaattaatttaattattatgatcgatattttgaaaattttagaacagcggtcggcaaagtccggcccgtgGGCCCGTCGCAGCATTCAATCAGGTCCGCGAAAGGATTTTCCTGATTTTAAAAGCTGAACTATCGCATTCGACATTTAATACATTTGTATACATTTTGTATAGACGAGATACCCTATTTATTTAAAGTTATTCTTGCGACTTTGCGAcgagagagacaaagagagagagagagagagagagagagagagagagtgagagagcttTCGGCCTTCGCCAACGCAATACATGTAATTCAATGTTTTAGATACAGTGAAATAGCTCCATGTATTTTCCTCGggctaatattttttttacttgtgTTAGATTTTTTAActtcaaacaaatcaattggtttcatttttatatttttcaggGTATGGCATTGGCATTGTTCCTTTTTACGAATACAACGAGTGTGCTTTTTCACACGAATTTCGTAATCAAGTTATATGACATGGCATGAATGTCATATAATAGCATGTTGATATTTACTAAATGCACGTTTGTttcgataatttttcaatcatcaaGGCTTTTCTATCGTCCCCAGAATACAGAAAAACCCAAATCAAGTAAATCATCAATCGCATTGTTTGATagcataatttaattattttgtttatgcAATTTCAGACTCCAAATTGTATAAACAAATTGTGAGAGCCCGCGGCTCTCGTCTCGAATTCACTAAGATGACCTTTTACCTCAAAAATTATGCTAAAATTATGGAAAACagttattcattttattccaAGACTGGATGACTCTCGGATAAGGGTAGTACGATCTTGTGAAGAAGTGAAACCCCCTGTAACGATAATAGTATTCATATGTATAAGAAATTGTATACTTTTAGGCGTGTTATGTCTATTCAGATGTTAATTAACGACACTAGCCTAATACGCACAACAAATTGTTTACGTGTAGGCGCATTATGTCATGTCAGGTTGATGATGATCACAAATGACATTAAACTCACGGCACATACGAATACACGaatcagaggagccaaatcGAGTGCGGGGATCCTCGCTACGTCGAATAGCGATCTAGCTCGGAGCGATCTCGGCGGAACCTGCATGTTGAACTTCGAACGAAGCGCGGGCGAGTCAATCCGATTGTCGAGAAGCCCCGCGACAAACAGACTCTGAGCGTTGCAGTTCCGTTGCTTCAATGTCTCGATGCCAACAAATAAATGTCATgcggatgccggactcataccccaccaagaaggtgttcgacagcgaactcgatggctggaccaggtgaagcgagacctgacggagatcgggtgtctgcaTGGATGGGAAGGCTACAGACAGGGActgagcatcctggagaatgatTGGTCACCTggccatgtcacatcgacgtgAGTATGGCTTATCGTGAGtaggccaacaagagagaaagagcgagacaTAACTATATTAAAGCGGTGATATATTAGCAAGCCATATAAATATGATTAAGCATGTGCAAATATAACATATTCTCTAAAAAATAGATTCGCTTTGCTTCGGATGCAATACAGCCATACCTGACCATACCAATTTGACTGCCATAATATACTTTTATTAACTTTCGTTCATATCGCATCGCATCACCACACTTCATCCGAAGAACGGAAAACCTCCACCCTGCCCATTGCCGAGGAAGGGAAAGATGGACGAGAACGCATCGGTAAAGTTCGTCCACGATGGAATGCTAAACTGCGGGAATGTGCCCGACGATCCACCGAACTGTTGCGTCAGATTGCCAAGGTTCGGCAGGAAGCTACCGAAATCCGGCAGGCCCGGAATGCTCGTACCATTACTTTCGCCGGAAAAGTTGAAGCTTTGGCCCGTTCCGTTGATGAAGtaaccgccaccgccaccgtagTTGAAGTTGGCCGGAATggccacgaccaccaccagcgcGATTGACAGGGTGGCAAAGGTCACCAGGATAGACTTCATCCTTGTACTGGTTGATGTAAGTTTTGTGAAAGATCGGCAGGACGGTTGGTGCTTTTTATAGGGCGGGCAGAGCTGGCTCGAGTTCAGTTGTGTCAATATTTTGAGTGTTTTTCGTTCAACTATTAAATATATTCCAATGCTAATCTAATGTTGATTGTTTTAAGTAGCTCCGGCAAAACTGTGTTGTGTGACGTCTCCGCGCGCTCCGAAATTAGAAATTCCAATTAAACTCTTTCCTCTATGCAGGGAACTTAATAGGAAAGGGAAAAACATGTACCTTTGTTTTTAACACTTGATATTTACTCAATTGGTTCCATCGAGACTTCCGCGTACAGCTCCGTTTCCGGTTGCTTTAAAAGCCGCATCCTATCGAACCATCAGCCATCAGTTCCTTCGGCGAGCTTCCCGGTACGACAGTAAAGCGACGGAAATCGTAATGAAACTTTGTCTCATTTTCCTAGCGGCCGCTACCATTGCGGTTGCTTCCGCTGCTACGGGGCCCCTATTCTTGCCCCGCTTTGGCCAAGGACCAAGGGGACAGCAGCAACGCCAGCAAGTACAGGGCAGTGACTCtgacagcagcggcagcagcagctcttcGGAGAGCTCCCAATCGAGTGATGATGATTCCGGTTCGGTGGAGAGTAATCCCGCCATCCAACCCGTAGGTATCTTTGGACGGCCGGGACGACCCTGGTGGTCTCTTCCTGGGATTCCTCCATTCCGTCCACCGTGGCATCCGCGCCCACCCTTCGGCGGGCGTCCCTGGTGGTTGAGACCTCCGTTCCACCGACCCACGACCAGTACGGCTGCTCCCGAGGGTACTTCGGTGGCGAGTCCGACGACGGC comes from the Anopheles coluzzii chromosome 2, AcolN3, whole genome shotgun sequence genome and includes:
- the LOC120951302 gene encoding uncharacterized protein LOC120951302, which encodes MKSILVTFATLSIALVVVVAIPANFNYGGGGGYFINGTGQSFNFSGESNGTSIPGLPDFGSFLPNLGNLTQQFGGSSGTFPQFSIPSWTNFTDAFSSIFPFLGNGQGGGFPFFG
- the LOC120947913 gene encoding spore coat protein SP96-like — its product is MKLCLIFLAAATIAVASAATGPLFLPRFGQGPRGQQQRQQVQGSDSDSSGSSSSSESSQSSDDDSGSVESNPAIQPVGIFGRPGRPWWSLPGIPPFRPPWHPRPPFGGRPWWLRPPFHRPTTSTAAPEGTSVASPTTAEASTTTEAATTTEEATTTAEATTTEEATTTEEATTTEEATTTGEVTTTAEATTTE